A single region of the Lactobacillus isalae genome encodes:
- the pepC gene encoding aminopeptidase C, whose translation MSKEITNDLINNFENDFNSSKANHIAARAAQENGIFKASQNLQTKIDLDPTFSIEIDTGKVANQKQSGRCWMFSALNTMRHSIQKNFKIKDFELSQNYTNFWDKFEKSNWFFENVIATADKDLGDRKVAFLFATPQQDGGQWDMLCGIIEKYGIVPKKVYPETANATNSSALNDTLNTLLRKDGLELRKMVQDENSEDEVQARKNEMLREIYRILAISLGVPPKKFDFEYKDDDGNYHRDADLSPQDFFKKYVNWDLSQYISTINAPTKDKPFHKVFSVEYLGNVEGGRQVRHLNLPIDEMKDLIITQLKNGEVVWFGSNVVKDSERQAGLLDTELYKRDDLFDVDFEMSKADMLDSGESMMDHAMVITGVDLVDGKPTKWKIENSWGEKPGFKGYFVMSDSWFDKFVYQAVINKKFLSDDLKKAFDEGSKDPIQLLPWDPMGALANNY comes from the coding sequence ATGAGCAAGGAAATCACAAACGATCTTATTAATAACTTCGAAAATGACTTTAACTCAAGTAAAGCTAATCATATTGCAGCTCGTGCTGCTCAAGAAAATGGTATTTTCAAGGCTAGTCAAAATTTACAAACTAAGATTGATTTAGATCCAACTTTTTCAATTGAAATTGACACTGGTAAAGTTGCTAACCAAAAACAATCTGGTCGTTGCTGGATGTTCAGTGCCTTAAACACCATGCGTCATTCAATTCAAAAGAACTTTAAAATTAAGGACTTCGAATTATCTCAAAACTATACTAACTTCTGGGATAAATTCGAAAAATCAAACTGGTTCTTTGAAAATGTTATCGCCACTGCTGATAAAGACTTAGGCGATCGCAAAGTTGCTTTCTTATTTGCAACCCCTCAACAAGATGGTGGTCAATGGGATATGCTTTGCGGAATTATTGAAAAATACGGCATTGTTCCAAAGAAAGTTTATCCAGAAACTGCCAATGCAACAAATTCTAGTGCTTTAAACGATACTTTAAATACTTTGCTTAGAAAAGATGGTCTTGAATTACGTAAGATGGTTCAAGATGAAAATAGCGAAGATGAAGTTCAAGCACGTAAGAATGAAATGCTTCGTGAAATTTACCGTATTCTAGCTATTTCTCTTGGTGTTCCACCTAAGAAATTTGATTTTGAATACAAAGATGACGATGGCAACTATCACAGAGATGCTGACTTGAGCCCACAAGACTTCTTTAAGAAATATGTTAACTGGGATTTGAGTCAATATATTTCCACAATTAATGCCCCAACTAAGGACAAGCCTTTCCACAAGGTATTTTCTGTTGAATATTTAGGAAACGTTGAAGGCGGACGTCAAGTACGTCACTTGAACTTACCAATTGACGAAATGAAAGATTTGATTATCACCCAACTTAAAAATGGTGAAGTTGTTTGGTTTGGATCAAATGTTGTTAAAGACTCTGAACGTCAAGCTGGATTACTTGATACTGAATTATACAAACGTGATGACTTATTTGATGTTGACTTTGAAATGTCTAAAGCTGACATGCTTGACTCAGGCGAAAGTATGATGGATCATGCAATGGTTATTACAGGTGTTGATTTAGTAGATGGCAAGCCAACCAAGTGGAAGATTGAAAATTCTTGGGGTGAAAAACCTGGATTTAAAGGTTACTTTGTAATGAGTGATAGCTGGTTTGATAAGTTTGTTTACCAAGCTGTTATCAACAAGAAGTTCTTAAGTGATGACTTAAAGAAAGCCTTTGATGAAGGAAGCAAAGATCCAATTCAACTACTTCCTTGGGATCCAATGGGTGCTTTAGCTAATAATTATTAG
- a CDS encoding dCTP deaminase/dUTPase family protein: protein MKKRGFEIVSKYRNAGLHLPQRQTIASAGYDFECAQDIVLPSIWCMNFVRIFRLIRNSHELNERDLELAEKVLKPFLVPTGIKAYMPEDEVLILANRSSNTYKRNVTLPNGIGVIDSDYYDNEKNEGEIYFQMINYGVRPLKIKKGERIGQGIFMPYLKADDDNPVQRQRLGGFGSSGTRNDK, encoded by the coding sequence ATGAAAAAACGTGGTTTTGAAATAGTATCTAAATATCGTAATGCAGGTTTGCATCTGCCACAAAGACAAACAATTGCTAGTGCAGGCTATGATTTTGAGTGTGCACAAGATATAGTTTTGCCATCAATTTGGTGTATGAATTTTGTTAGAATTTTTAGGCTAATTAGAAATAGCCATGAGCTAAATGAACGAGACCTTGAATTAGCAGAAAAAGTTTTAAAGCCTTTTTTGGTGCCAACTGGAATTAAGGCTTACATGCCAGAAGATGAAGTTTTGATTTTAGCTAATCGCTCTTCTAATACTTATAAGCGAAACGTTACTTTACCCAATGGGATTGGAGTAATTGATAGCGATTATTATGATAATGAAAAAAATGAAGGCGAAATTTACTTCCAAATGATTAATTATGGAGTTCGACCTTTAAAGATCAAGAAAGGAGAACGAATTGGCCAAGGTATTTTTATGCCTTATTTAAAAGCTGATGATGATAATCCAGTTCAAAGACAACGTCTTGGTGGATTCGGTTCTTCTGGAACAAGGAATGATAAATAA
- the radA gene encoding DNA repair protein RadA → MAKVKTRYKCRNCGYISASYLGRCPNCGAWNQFEEETQEVKKVSTKATASRLMTKVGNNDPVKLNEVKAEKEKRIVTPFEELNRVLGGGIVPGSLVLIGGDPGIGKSTLMLQITGTLAKEHTVLYVSGEESASQIKMRADRLGVSDSGILLYPETNMQNIREQIDEIKPDFLVIDSIQTMNEPSLDSMVGSASQVREVTSELMKIAKNDQITTFVIGHVTKEGAIAGPKIMEHMVDTVLYFEGDGHHSYRILRSVKNRFGAANEIGMFEMKNEGLTEVNNPSAIFLDERLPNSTGSAVVVSLEGTRPLLADIQALVTPTAFGYAKRTTSGLDFNRVALLLAVLEKRGNLMLQNQDAFLTATGGIKLNEPAIDLAMCMAVASSYKNKEISSTDCFVGEVGLTGEIRRVNQIETRVKEAAKVGFKRVFIPKHNLNADLMNNPDIEVIGVASLPQALKLVFN, encoded by the coding sequence ATGGCAAAAGTTAAAACACGTTATAAGTGTCGTAATTGTGGGTATATCTCTGCTTCTTATTTAGGAAGATGCCCAAACTGCGGTGCTTGGAACCAATTTGAAGAAGAGACACAAGAAGTAAAAAAAGTATCAACTAAGGCAACTGCCAGTCGATTGATGACTAAAGTTGGTAATAATGATCCAGTAAAATTAAACGAAGTAAAAGCTGAAAAGGAAAAAAGGATTGTAACACCTTTTGAAGAATTAAATCGAGTTCTAGGAGGCGGAATTGTTCCAGGTTCTTTAGTTTTAATTGGTGGAGATCCTGGAATTGGAAAATCCACCTTAATGCTCCAAATTACTGGTACTTTAGCTAAAGAACATACTGTTTTATACGTATCAGGGGAAGAATCTGCTAGTCAAATAAAGATGAGAGCAGATCGGTTAGGTGTTAGTGATAGTGGAATTTTGCTTTATCCTGAAACAAATATGCAAAATATTCGAGAGCAAATCGATGAAATTAAACCAGATTTCTTAGTAATTGATTCTATCCAAACAATGAATGAGCCATCTCTTGATTCAATGGTTGGTTCTGCTTCTCAAGTTCGTGAAGTAACAAGTGAATTAATGAAAATTGCAAAGAATGATCAAATTACGACTTTTGTTATTGGGCATGTAACTAAAGAGGGGGCAATTGCTGGTCCTAAGATTATGGAACATATGGTTGATACGGTTCTCTATTTTGAAGGCGACGGCCACCATTCATATCGAATTTTGAGGTCAGTTAAAAATCGTTTTGGTGCAGCTAACGAAATTGGTATGTTTGAAATGAAAAATGAAGGGTTAACTGAGGTAAACAATCCTTCTGCAATCTTTTTAGACGAGCGCTTGCCAAATTCGACTGGTTCGGCAGTCGTGGTCTCTCTTGAAGGAACAAGGCCACTTTTAGCTGATATTCAGGCTTTAGTTACTCCAACTGCCTTTGGATATGCTAAGAGAACAACTTCAGGATTAGATTTTAATCGTGTAGCACTTTTGTTAGCTGTTTTAGAAAAACGCGGCAACCTAATGCTCCAAAATCAGGATGCGTTTTTAACGGCCACAGGCGGAATAAAATTAAATGAACCAGCAATTGATCTAGCAATGTGTATGGCAGTTGCTTCTAGCTATAAAAATAAAGAAATTTCTTCAACAGATTGCTTTGTAGGCGAAGTTGGCCTGACTGGGGAAATTAGAAGAGTTAATCAAATTGAAACAAGAGTCAAAGAAGCCGCAAAAGTAGGTTTTAAGCGTGTTTTTATTCCAAAACATAATTTGAATGCGGACCTTATGAACAATCCTGATATTGAAGTAATTGGAGTAGCAAGTTTACCTCAGGCTTTAAAACTTGTTTTTAACTAG
- the gltX gene encoding glutamate--tRNA ligase: MAKQKIRVRYAPSPTGHLHIGNARTALFNYLFARHNKGTMVLRIEDTDQKRNVEGGSKSQMENLHWLGIDWDEGPDKGGDFGPYRQSERKDIYNKYIKQLIDEGKAYYSYKTEEELEAQREEQRAMGIAPHYTYEYEGMTADEIKQAQADAEAKGLKPVVRIHIPENRTYAWDDMVKGKVSFESDTIGGDFVIQKRDGMPTYNFAVVIDDHLMEITHVLRGDDHVANTPKQLVVYEALGWEPPKFGHMTLIINSETGKKLSKRDESVLQFIEQYRDLGYLPEAMFNFITLLGWSPVGESEIFSQRELIKSFDPKRLSKSPAAFDQKKLEWINNQYVKKADRDVLLDLALNNLQEAGLVDKEISPEKMEWVRQLVNIYAVQMSYTKQIVDITKIFFEEAPELSDAEIEEIKKDDARPVIEEFKKQLNAIPRFTAVQVMNAIQATRRETGVKGRKLFMPIRIAATRSMVGPGIGEAIELMGKEKVNKHIDLTLKQLSDLGL; encoded by the coding sequence TTGGCAAAACAAAAAATCCGCGTTCGTTACGCACCAAGTCCAACAGGTCACTTGCACATTGGTAACGCACGTACTGCATTATTTAACTATCTATTTGCACGTCATAACAAAGGGACTATGGTCTTAAGAATTGAAGATACTGACCAAAAACGTAACGTTGAAGGCGGTTCTAAGTCCCAAATGGAAAACTTGCACTGGTTAGGTATTGACTGGGATGAAGGTCCTGATAAGGGTGGCGACTTTGGCCCTTATCGCCAATCAGAGCGTAAAGATATTTACAATAAGTACATTAAGCAATTAATTGACGAAGGTAAGGCTTACTACTCATACAAGACTGAGGAAGAGCTTGAAGCACAACGTGAAGAACAACGTGCGATGGGAATTGCTCCTCACTACACTTACGAATACGAAGGCATGACTGCTGATGAAATTAAGCAAGCTCAAGCAGATGCAGAAGCAAAAGGCTTAAAGCCAGTTGTTCGTATCCACATCCCTGAAAACAGAACTTATGCTTGGGATGATATGGTTAAGGGTAAGGTATCATTTGAATCTGATACTATTGGTGGCGATTTTGTTATCCAAAAACGTGACGGTATGCCAACTTACAACTTTGCTGTTGTAATTGATGACCACTTAATGGAGATTACTCACGTTCTTAGAGGTGACGACCACGTAGCTAATACTCCTAAGCAATTAGTAGTATATGAAGCACTTGGCTGGGAACCACCTAAGTTTGGTCACATGACTTTAATCATCAACTCTGAAACTGGTAAAAAGCTTTCTAAGCGTGATGAATCAGTTCTTCAATTTATTGAACAATATCGTGACCTTGGTTACTTACCAGAAGCAATGTTTAACTTTATTACTTTGCTTGGTTGGTCACCGGTAGGTGAAAGTGAAATTTTCTCACAAAGAGAATTGATTAAGTCATTTGATCCTAAGCGTTTATCTAAGTCACCAGCTGCCTTTGACCAAAAGAAACTTGAATGGATTAATAACCAATACGTAAAGAAGGCAGACCGTGATGTTTTACTAGATCTTGCTTTGAATAATTTACAAGAAGCAGGTTTAGTTGATAAAGAAATTTCACCTGAAAAGATGGAATGGGTTCGTCAATTAGTAAATATCTACGCTGTTCAAATGTCTTACACTAAGCAAATTGTTGATATTACTAAGATTTTCTTTGAAGAAGCTCCAGAATTATCTGATGCAGAAATTGAAGAAATTAAGAAAGACGATGCTCGTCCTGTAATTGAAGAATTCAAGAAACAATTAAATGCAATTCCTCGCTTTACTGCTGTTCAAGTGATGAACGCAATCCAAGCTACACGTCGCGAAACTGGCGTTAAAGGTAGAAAATTATTTATGCCAATTCGAATTGCTGCTACTCGTTCAATGGTGGGACCTGGTATTGGTGAAGCTATTGAATTGATGGGTAAAGAAAAAGTTAACAAGCACATCGATTTAACTTTGAAGCAATTAAGCGATTTAGGTCTTTAA
- the cysS gene encoding cysteine--tRNA ligase has protein sequence MKVFNTLTRQKEEFKPLVAGKVSMYVCGPTVYNYIHIGNARSVIAFDTIRRYFEYRGYDVKYVSNFTDVDDKMINEARKEHTTVGELADRYIKAFMEDTEALNIEPATLHPRATHEIQEIIDFVQDLIDKGFAYEVDGDVYYRAKKFPNYGQLSDQNIAELEEGASEHINEEEQNKKEDPIDFALWKAQKEDDEIAWDSPWGKGRPGWHIECSVMSTKYLGETIDIHGGGQDLEFPHHENEIAQSEAKTGQKFVNYWMHNGFVTVGKKQEKMSKSLHNFVTVHDILKQIDPQVLRFYMSSVQYRRPINYSEDGLKQAETVLKRYQNTLRNLDARLEDKQDTLEDSTLRDNLTQAKAEFIEVMDDDFNVQNALSVMYDLASTLNTHLQADKVDKPALKRAKKILIDWLEIFGVSFNEKQAENDDEIEALVAQRDEARKNKDWSESDRLRDELQAKGIVIEDTPQGTRWHRA, from the coding sequence ATGAAAGTCTTTAATACTTTAACTCGGCAAAAAGAAGAATTTAAGCCATTAGTTGCTGGTAAAGTAAGCATGTATGTTTGTGGGCCAACTGTTTATAACTATATTCATATCGGGAATGCCCGTAGCGTAATTGCATTTGATACAATTCGTAGATATTTTGAATATCGCGGCTATGATGTAAAGTATGTTTCTAACTTTACAGATGTTGACGATAAGATGATTAACGAAGCTCGTAAAGAACATACGACTGTGGGCGAACTTGCCGATCGCTATATTAAAGCTTTTATGGAAGACACAGAGGCATTAAATATTGAACCAGCTACGCTTCATCCAAGAGCTACCCATGAAATTCAAGAAATTATTGATTTTGTTCAGGATTTAATTGACAAGGGCTTTGCTTATGAAGTTGATGGGGATGTTTATTATCGTGCTAAAAAGTTTCCGAATTATGGTCAATTAAGCGATCAAAACATTGCTGAGCTTGAAGAGGGCGCTTCAGAACACATTAATGAAGAGGAACAAAATAAGAAGGAAGATCCAATTGATTTTGCTTTGTGGAAGGCTCAAAAAGAAGACGATGAAATTGCATGGGATTCACCATGGGGAAAGGGTCGTCCAGGCTGGCATATTGAATGTTCAGTAATGTCAACTAAATATTTAGGTGAGACGATTGATATTCATGGTGGTGGTCAAGACTTAGAATTTCCACATCATGAAAACGAAATCGCTCAAAGTGAAGCTAAAACTGGTCAAAAATTTGTTAATTACTGGATGCATAATGGTTTTGTAACTGTGGGTAAAAAGCAAGAGAAAATGTCTAAGTCCTTGCATAATTTTGTGACTGTTCATGATATTTTAAAGCAGATTGATCCACAAGTTTTACGCTTTTATATGTCTAGTGTTCAATATCGTCGTCCAATTAATTATTCTGAAGATGGTTTAAAGCAAGCTGAGACTGTTCTTAAACGTTATCAAAATACCTTGCGTAATCTTGATGCTCGTTTAGAGGATAAGCAAGATACGCTTGAAGATAGTACATTAAGAGATAATTTAACTCAGGCAAAAGCTGAGTTCATTGAAGTAATGGATGATGACTTTAATGTTCAAAATGCTTTGAGTGTGATGTATGATTTAGCTTCTACTCTTAATACTCATCTTCAAGCGGATAAGGTGGATAAACCAGCATTAAAACGTGCTAAAAAGATATTAATTGACTGGCTTGAAATCTTTGGCGTTAGTTTCAATGAAAAGCAAGCAGAAAATGATGATGAAATAGAAGCATTAGTTGCTCAACGTGATGAAGCTCGTAAGAATAAAGATTGGTCTGAAAGTGACCGTCTAAGAGACGAACTTCAAGCTAAGGGAATTGTAATTGAAGACACTCCGCAAGGAACGAGGTGGCACCGTGCTTAA
- a CDS encoding Mini-ribonuclease 3 — translation MLKPKVLTEKDTNPDGLGPLTLAYLGDGVYEVYIRRHLVKGGIVKPQMLQRYATHYVSAKAQAALITKMQDLEMLDEDELAAFKRGRNAKSHTHAKNTSINTYKLSTGFEAMFGYLDLLGKKERVDKLARWCIDQVEQGGLDNYEFK, via the coding sequence GTGCTTAAACCAAAAGTACTAACAGAAAAAGATACCAATCCAGATGGCTTAGGACCACTTACTCTAGCTTATTTAGGCGATGGAGTATATGAAGTTTATATCAGACGTCACTTAGTTAAAGGCGGTATTGTAAAACCGCAAATGCTTCAAAGATATGCGACGCACTATGTTTCAGCTAAAGCGCAAGCTGCCCTGATTACCAAAATGCAGGACCTAGAGATGTTAGATGAAGACGAACTAGCAGCTTTTAAGCGGGGAAGAAATGCTAAAAGCCATACACATGCAAAAAATACTTCAATTAACACTTATAAGTTATCAACTGGTTTTGAAGCTATGTTTGGATATTTAGATTTACTAGGTAAAAAAGAACGTGTTGATAAGCTGGCAAGATGGTGCATTGACCAAGTAGAACAGGGAGGATTAGATAATTATGAGTTCAAATAA
- the rlmB gene encoding 23S rRNA (guanosine(2251)-2'-O)-methyltransferase RlmB has product MSSNNDEFVYGRHAGIDFLKTQDANLINKVFLQNGVQEEFANQVYQLARKKNLVVQNAPKNKLDQMVNHENHQGLVLTVAPFEYADLDELLDKFDQEGKDPFILMLDSIEDPHNLGSILRTCDATGVDAVIIPKRRATGLTSVVAKTSTGAIDYVPVARVNNLVQTTKMLKKRGYWIFGTAMEGEDYRKWNAKGKTVLVIGNEGKGISPLLLKQMDQTLTIPMVGHVQSLNASVATGVLLYGMFNSRHPEK; this is encoded by the coding sequence ATGAGTTCAAATAATGATGAATTTGTGTATGGACGTCATGCAGGAATTGATTTTTTAAAGACGCAAGATGCTAATTTAATTAACAAAGTATTTTTGCAAAATGGCGTTCAGGAAGAATTTGCTAATCAAGTTTATCAATTGGCACGTAAAAAAAATTTAGTTGTTCAAAATGCTCCTAAAAATAAATTGGATCAAATGGTTAACCATGAAAACCATCAAGGATTAGTTCTGACGGTAGCTCCATTTGAATATGCAGATTTAGATGAACTTCTTGATAAGTTCGATCAAGAAGGAAAAGATCCGTTTATTTTAATGCTTGATTCAATAGAGGACCCACATAATTTAGGTTCAATCTTGAGAACTTGTGATGCAACAGGCGTTGATGCCGTAATTATCCCTAAGCGAAGAGCAACAGGCTTAACTTCAGTTGTTGCTAAGACTTCAACTGGTGCGATTGACTATGTGCCGGTTGCTCGAGTTAATAATTTAGTACAAACTACCAAAATGCTTAAAAAGCGTGGTTACTGGATCTTTGGAACTGCGATGGAAGGCGAAGATTATCGTAAGTGGAATGCCAAAGGTAAAACAGTGCTTGTTATTGGCAATGAGGGTAAGGGAATTTCACCGTTATTGTTGAAGCAAATGGACCAAACTTTAACTATCCCAATGGTAGGACATGTTCAATCTTTAAATGCTAGTGTAGCAACTGGTGTCCTACTTTATGGGATGTTCAATAGTCGGCATCCAGAAAAATAA
- a CDS encoding sigma-70 family RNA polymerase sigma factor produces MEKMDEVYLIRRVKEKQDMKALHELVTRYRPLINGAKLNFYIRHFDEDDWEQEAIIMCYQSCCTYDENRADNFGAYYRTRFYNHLRSLLRYELAKKRTAFSKSISYDNVVQKNLIKEEVEEMHITPRKEMYKKFIKKLSEKELIALKIFLGELTLEEASKQTKYSRYQLLQAKARCKSKLRKELF; encoded by the coding sequence ATGGAAAAAATGGATGAAGTTTATTTGATTAGACGAGTGAAGGAGAAACAAGATATGAAGGCTCTTCATGAACTCGTCACTCGGTATCGACCACTGATTAATGGAGCAAAACTTAATTTTTATATCCGCCATTTTGACGAGGATGATTGGGAACAAGAAGCAATAATTATGTGCTATCAAAGCTGTTGTACTTATGATGAAAATAGGGCTGATAATTTTGGAGCTTACTATCGAACTAGATTTTATAATCATTTGAGATCGCTTTTAAGATATGAGTTAGCTAAAAAGCGAACGGCATTTAGTAAGTCCATTTCTTATGACAATGTAGTACAGAAAAACTTAATTAAAGAAGAAGTTGAAGAGATGCATATCACGCCTCGAAAAGAAATGTATAAAAAGTTTATTAAGAAACTTTCTGAAAAAGAATTAATAGCCTTGAAAATTTTCTTAGGAGAATTAACGCTTGAAGAGGCGAGTAAGCAGACGAAGTATAGTCGCTACCAATTATTGCAGGCTAAGGCGCGCTGCAAATCTAAATTGCGGAAAGAGTTGTTTTAA
- a CDS encoding P8 family protein: MADEVIKTELLDRHMKEVFDWSDSDMPVRDALWDYFMEKNGRDTMKTESDMLPFLKDSDDKIEAFVNENLKK, translated from the coding sequence ATGGCAGATGAAGTTATTAAGACAGAATTGTTAGACCGTCACATGAAGGAAGTTTTTGATTGGAGCGATTCTGACATGCCTGTTAGAGACGCACTATGGGACTACTTTATGGAAAAGAATGGTAGAGATACCATGAAGACGGAAAGTGACATGCTTCCGTTCTTGAAAGACTCTGACGATAAGATCGAAGCCTTCGTCAACGAAAATCTTAAGAAGTAA
- a CDS encoding gluconokinase, producing MNYIIGMDIGTTASKGVLYQEDGKKVEELSIPYPLIQEKVDQAEEDPQVIFDAVQKIIFDLSKNVSGKISAISWSSQMHSLIGLSKDNQLLTNSITWADNRSRDLVNKAKKSGLANNIYQQTGMPPHPMAPVYKLLWIQEEMPELFAQVKKWIGIKEYIIWRLTGKIVTDTTMAAGTGLLNLYTLTWDRKLLDKIELDPKKLPSIAKPEDVVGKIEAEYVQKLGLNPETKIILGASDGYLSTIGVGVLDKKYFALNVGTSGAIRAIAPKAIVDSKNRFFCYPVDKSHYLLGGPVNNGGIVFEWARKTIFGPDQTAEDFINVAETVPAGSNGLIFHPYLGGERAPIWNAQARGSFIGLSRNHTKPQMARSVLEGIVFNLLGAARGLREKIGEPEALRVTGGFVRSDFVRQLIADIFNLPVVVIKNDQSGTLAAMFLAQLGLKKENSLDKIVKEIDDSKVYFPNPKNVRVYQDIIPIYREVEHDLDQSYDKIAQFQKKYPKLFE from the coding sequence ATGAACTATATTATTGGGATGGATATTGGAACCACAGCAAGCAAGGGTGTCTTGTATCAAGAAGATGGAAAAAAGGTTGAAGAACTATCTATACCTTATCCCTTGATTCAGGAAAAAGTAGACCAGGCAGAAGAAGATCCACAAGTAATCTTTGATGCTGTTCAAAAGATTATCTTTGACTTGAGTAAAAATGTTTCTGGTAAAATTAGTGCAATTTCATGGTCGAGTCAGATGCATAGTTTAATTGGTCTTAGTAAAGATAATCAACTATTAACTAACAGCATTACTTGGGCAGACAATCGTAGTAGAGACCTTGTGAATAAAGCAAAGAAAAGTGGATTAGCTAATAATATTTATCAACAGACAGGGATGCCGCCCCATCCAATGGCTCCTGTGTATAAATTGCTGTGGATTCAAGAAGAAATGCCAGAACTTTTTGCACAGGTGAAAAAGTGGATTGGAATCAAAGAATATATTATTTGGCGTTTAACTGGCAAGATAGTCACCGATACAACTATGGCGGCTGGAACTGGCTTGCTTAATCTTTACACTTTAACTTGGGATAGGAAATTACTTGATAAAATTGAACTAGATCCGAAAAAATTGCCAAGCATAGCTAAACCAGAAGATGTGGTTGGAAAAATAGAAGCAGAATATGTGCAAAAATTGGGTTTAAATCCTGAAACAAAAATTATTTTAGGAGCTAGTGATGGATATTTATCAACAATTGGTGTTGGTGTGTTAGATAAAAAATACTTTGCCCTAAATGTTGGTACATCAGGAGCTATAAGAGCCATTGCACCTAAAGCAATAGTTGACTCAAAAAATCGCTTCTTTTGTTATCCAGTCGATAAAAGCCATTATCTTCTTGGTGGTCCGGTAAACAATGGTGGAATCGTCTTTGAGTGGGCTAGAAAAACAATTTTTGGGCCAGATCAAACTGCAGAAGATTTTATTAATGTTGCTGAAACTGTTCCTGCAGGCAGTAATGGTTTAATTTTTCATCCCTACTTAGGGGGAGAGCGGGCGCCAATTTGGAATGCTCAAGCTCGTGGATCTTTTATTGGATTAAGTCGAAACCATACTAAACCACAAATGGCGCGGAGTGTTTTAGAAGGTATTGTCTTTAATCTATTAGGTGCAGCCAGAGGCTTACGCGAAAAAATAGGGGAACCAGAAGCCTTAAGAGTCACTGGCGGCTTTGTAAGAAGTGATTTTGTAAGGCAGTTAATTGCTGATATTTTTAATTTACCAGTAGTGGTAATTAAAAATGATCAAAGTGGAACTTTAGCAGCCATGTTTTTGGCACAATTAGGCTTGAAGAAAGAGAATAGCTTAGACAAAATAGTGAAAGAAATAGATGACAGTAAAGTCTACTTTCCAAATCCAAAAAATGTGCGGGTCTACCAGGATATAATTCCAATCTATCGAGAAGTAGAACACGATTTAGATCAAAGCTATGACAAAATAGCTCAGTTTCAGAAAAAATATCCTAAATTATTTGAATAA